A portion of the Sabethes cyaneus chromosome 3, idSabCyanKW18_F2, whole genome shotgun sequence genome contains these proteins:
- the LOC128739691 gene encoding oocyte zinc finger protein XlCOF7.1-like — translation MSTGGDNTPLWGGQQISYPPFDSSCLANLMDSLALGTTFQSYTGCDFTLPGYSEIMPRSEYQIQGVPLDGTMVENASICNALYQQQVQVMYSDLQNSVLSPDGSCCSAVTDELGCNPTYQTIPNPMNLGEVDFMNTQQPYQQQIQVVYSDLQNSVLSPDGSCSSAVTDELGCNPTYQTIPNPMNLVDKKPRRQRRDGTEPPKRRRPTGCSNSEFKCEECNACYVSKCGLSQHTKWVHGLELDFPCEKCGKNFSSEEKLTTHRKRHNQADKPYKCDQCTRQYMHKNDLKRHKYKHSNNAPFACNQCDKRFSRNDHLALHLRTHERRAIRLMQQRTIYRG, via the exons ATGAGTACGGGAGGAGACAATACCCCACTGTGGGGCGGTCAACAAATTAGTTATCCACCGTTCGATTCATCTTGCCTCGCCAATCTGATGGACTCGTTGGCCCTAGGCACTACGTTCCAGTCATACACAGGATGTGACTTTACTCTACCAGGCTATAGTGAAATAATGCCTAGGTCGGAGTACCAAATTCAAGGTGTTCCTCTCGATGGCACAATGGTAGAAAATGCATCGATTTGTAACGCTCTGTATCAGCAACAAGTTCAAGTGATGTATAGTGATTTACAGAACTCCGTACTGTCTCCAGATGGAAGTTGTTGCTCGGCAGTAACCGATGAACTCGGCTGTAATCCCACTTACCAAACAATACCGAACCCGATGAATCTCGGTGAGGTAGATTTCATGAACACCCAGCAGCCGTATCAGCAACAAATTCAAGTGGTGTATAGTGATTTACAGAACTCCGTGCTGTCTCCAGATGGAAGTTGTTCCTCGGCAGTAACCGATGAACTCGGCTGTAATCCCACTTACCAAACAATACCGAACCCGATGAATCTCG TGGATAAGAAACCCCGCAGACAGCGCCGAGATGGGACGGAACCACCTAAGCGTAGACGGCCAACTGGCTGTTCCAACAGCGAGTTCAAGTGCGAAGAATGTAACGCTTGCTACGTCAGTAAATGCGGCTTGAGCCAGCATACGAAGTGGGTTCATGGCTTGGAGCTGGACTTTCCCTGCGAAAAGTgtggaaaaaacttttcatcgGAAGAAAAGCTTACCACTCACCGAAAACGGCACAATCAAGCGGACAAGCCGTACAAATGCGATCAGTGCACGCGTCAATATATGcataaaaatgatttaaaaCGTCATAAGTACAAGCACAGTAACAATGCACCGTTCGCGTGCAACCAGTGCGACAAGCGTTTCAGTCGTAACGATCATCTGGCTCTTCATCTGCGGACTCATGAGCGACGTGCCATTAGGTTAATGCAGCAACGAACCATTTACCGCGGCTAA
- the LOC128739692 gene encoding zinc finger protein 75A-like, with the protein MSTGGDNTPLWGGQQISYPPSDSSCLANLMDSLALDTTFQSYTGCDFTLPGYSEIMPRSEYQIQGVPLDGTMVENASICNAPYQQQVQVMYSDLQNSVLSPDGSCCSAVTDELGCNPTYQTIPNPMNLGEVDQPAGQISDRTKITILEDVLITPATNQPPQQQHQQPQQQQPQQQQQNQVDKKPRRQRRDGTEPPKRRRPTGCSNSEFKCEECNAWYVSKCGLSQHTKWIHDLELDFPCEKCGKNFSSEEKLTTHRKRHNQADKPYKCDQCTRQYMHKNDLKRHKYKHSNNAPFACNQCDKRFSRNDHLALHLRTHERRAIRLMQQRTIYRG; encoded by the coding sequence ATGAGTACGGGAGGAGACAATACCCCACTGTGGGGCGGTCAACAAATTAGTTATCCACCGTCCGATTCATCTTGCCTCGCCAATCTGATGGACTCGTTGGCCCTAGACACTACGTTCCAGTCATACACAGGATGTGACTTTACTCTACCAGGCTATAGTGAAATAATGCCTAGGTCGGAGTACCAAATTCAAGGTGTTCCTCTCGATGGCACAATGGTAGAAAATGCATCGATTTGTAACGCTCCGTATCAGCAACAAGTTCAAGTGATGTATAGTGATTTACAGAACTCCGTACTGTCTCCAGATGGAAGTTGTTGCTCGGCAGTAACCGATGAACTCGGCTGTAATCCCACTTACCAAACAATACCGAACCCGATGAATCTCGGTGAGGTAGACCAGCCAGCTGGTCAGATTTCCGATCGAACTAAAATCACCATCCTCGAGGACGTGCTTATTACACCGGCCACAAATCAACCGCCACAACAACAACACcaacaaccacaacaacaacaaccacaacaacaacaacaaaaccaaGTGGATAAGAAACCCCGCAGACAGCGCCGAGATGGGACGGAACCACCTAAGCGTAGACGGCCAACTGGCTGTTCCAACAGCGAGTTCAAGTGCGAAGAATGTAACGCTTGGTACGTCAGTAAATGCGGATTGAGCCAGCATACGAAGTGGATTCATGACTTGGAGCTGGACTTTCCCTGCGAAAAGTgtggaaaaaacttttcatcgGAAGAAAAGCTTACCACTCACCGAAAACGGCACAATCAAGCGGACAAGCCGTACAAATGCGATCAGTGCACGCGTCAATATATGcataaaaatgatttaaaaCGTCATAAGTACAAGCACAGTAACAATGCACCGTTCGCGTGCAACCAGTGCGACAAGCGTTTCAGTCGTAACGATCATCTGGCTCTTCATCTGCGGACTCATGAGCGACGTGCCATTAGGTTAATGCAGCAACGAACCATTTACCGCGGCTAA